A stretch of the Oenococcus sp. UCMA 16435 genome encodes the following:
- a CDS encoding GlsB/YeaQ/YmgE family stress response membrane protein, whose protein sequence is MYWLLVLIIGFLIGTIAGTTINKKEAMGWIGDIAAGLVGSWIGQVFFGSWGPQFYDVAIFPSIIGALILVLMISFFLRK, encoded by the coding sequence ATGTATTGGTTATTGGTTCTAATAATTGGTTTTCTAATTGGAACCATTGCTGGAACAACAATTAATAAGAAAGAAGCAATGGGATGGATTGGCGATATCGCAGCTGGTTTGGTTGGATCCTGGATTGGACAAGTTTTCTTTGGTTCCTGGGGACCACAATTTTACGACGTAGCTATTTTCCCCTCTATTATCGGAGCATTAATATTGGTTCTGATGATTTCCTTCTTTTTAAGAAAATAA
- a CDS encoding Gfo/Idh/MocA family oxidoreductase: MLTIAYIGNGKSTNRYHLPFSLKLKDKIKVKTIFSRRPDSSWSKIEGIHYTNDINDIYSDPEIQLVVVSTPGNTHYKLAKDTLLHNKNVLVEKPFTETSAEAKELFSLAKEKGLFVQCYQNRRYDSDFLTTQKVINGGVLGDLLEVEMHFDYYRPQIPESSREFSVGSSYLYGHACHTLDQVISFFGKPENTHYEVRQLLGKGHMNDYFDLDLFYDGPLKVSIKSSYFRLKARPSFVVYGKKGVFIKQEKDRQETDLKHFYMPDHADFGLDRPEDYGTLTYLDDKGQYHEEKVVSEIGDYSRMYAGIYDAIVNHKEKPVKDEETILQLEMLETAIKQIKE; encoded by the coding sequence ATGCTCACTATTGCTTATATTGGGAACGGCAAAAGTACCAATCGCTATCATCTGCCCTTTTCCCTGAAGTTAAAAGACAAAATTAAAGTCAAGACAATTTTTTCCAGGCGGCCGGACAGCAGTTGGAGCAAAATTGAGGGAATTCACTATACCAACGATATTAACGATATTTATAGCGATCCCGAGATTCAGCTCGTCGTTGTTTCCACGCCGGGCAACACCCATTACAAACTAGCGAAAGACACTTTGCTCCATAATAAAAATGTTTTGGTCGAAAAGCCTTTTACGGAAACATCAGCTGAAGCAAAAGAACTTTTCAGCCTTGCTAAAGAGAAAGGTTTGTTTGTCCAATGCTATCAAAACCGTCGTTATGATTCAGATTTTCTGACAACGCAAAAAGTTATTAATGGTGGTGTTTTGGGTGATTTATTAGAGGTCGAGATGCATTTTGACTATTACCGTCCTCAAATTCCGGAAAGCAGCAGGGAATTTTCGGTCGGCAGCAGTTATCTTTATGGTCATGCCTGTCACACATTGGATCAAGTCATTTCCTTTTTTGGCAAACCTGAAAATACCCATTATGAAGTCCGGCAATTACTTGGTAAGGGCCATATGAATGATTATTTTGATCTTGATCTTTTTTATGATGGACCGCTAAAAGTATCGATAAAATCAAGCTACTTTAGATTGAAAGCTCGTCCGAGCTTTGTTGTTTATGGCAAAAAAGGTGTTTTTATAAAACAGGAAAAGGATCGCCAGGAAACAGACCTTAAACATTTTTATATGCCTGATCATGCTGATTTCGGCCTTGACAGACCTGAGGATTATGGAACTTTAACTTATCTGGATGATAAGGGACAATACCACGAAGAAAAAGTTGTTTCCGAGATTGGCGATTATAGCCGTATGTATGCCGGCATTTATGATGCGATCGTCAATCATAAAGAAAAGCCTGTTAAAGATGAGGAAACGATTTTACAACTGGAAATGTTAGAAACGGCTATTAAACAAATCAAGGAATAG
- a CDS encoding P1 family peptidase yields the protein MGLSVDLIDDISECIKGPKNLITDVDGVEVGQITIDQDDFHSGVTAILPHPGNVFKRKVPAASYVINGFGKSVGLIQIDELGTIETPIILTNTFGVGTAINALTKYMLKQNPEIGDTTSTVNPIVAECNDGNISNIRAMKITESDVFSALNAAKDTLEEGAVGGGRGMVCYGLKGGIGSSSRIVKVDDDHTYTLGALVMANYGFLDNFIVNGIPIGKSLAEMLVIDKQKEEKGSIITILATDAPLNSRQLKRLAKRATVGINRTGGYIGNGSGEIVFAFSTSNLVSHFTERNFDTVSRFNDNHIDLFFRAVAASVDEAILSSMVHAKTVIDRKGHLRYGLVDAAKQLIQQQPRYAAMVNQLFKQLGVKR from the coding sequence ATGGGTTTATCAGTCGATTTAATCGATGATATTTCGGAATGTATAAAAGGACCAAAAAACTTAATAACAGATGTTGATGGCGTTGAAGTTGGCCAGATAACAATTGATCAAGACGACTTTCATAGCGGGGTGACAGCAATTCTTCCTCATCCGGGAAATGTTTTTAAAAGAAAAGTCCCGGCGGCTTCCTATGTGATTAATGGATTTGGTAAAAGCGTTGGACTGATTCAGATTGATGAGCTCGGGACAATTGAAACACCGATTATCTTAACGAATACTTTTGGCGTTGGAACGGCTATCAATGCACTCACAAAATATATGCTGAAGCAGAACCCTGAGATTGGTGACACGACCAGTACGGTAAATCCGATTGTCGCCGAATGTAATGATGGCAATATTTCAAATATTCGCGCAATGAAAATTACTGAGTCTGATGTTTTCTCTGCATTAAATGCTGCTAAGGATACCCTTGAAGAAGGAGCGGTTGGCGGCGGCCGCGGCATGGTCTGTTATGGTTTGAAAGGTGGAATTGGTTCATCATCCCGAATTGTAAAAGTCGATGATGATCATACTTACACGCTTGGCGCGTTGGTAATGGCTAATTACGGTTTTCTTGACAACTTTATTGTTAACGGAATCCCCATTGGCAAATCATTAGCAGAAATGCTTGTTATCGACAAACAAAAAGAAGAAAAAGGATCGATTATTACTATTTTGGCAACAGACGCTCCTTTAAATTCCCGACAGCTCAAACGTTTGGCAAAGCGGGCTACTGTTGGTATTAACCGGACTGGTGGATACATTGGCAACGGCAGCGGCGAAATTGTCTTTGCTTTTTCAACAAGCAACCTGGTTAGCCATTTCACAGAGCGGAATTTTGACACGGTATCTCGATTCAACGACAATCATATCGATTTATTTTTTCGAGCCGTTGCTGCTAGTGTCGATGAGGCTATTTTAAGTTCCATGGTTCATGCAAAAACAGTTATTGATCGAAAAGGTCATTTGCGTTATGGACTGGTCGATGCTGCCAAGCAATTAATTCAACAGCAACCCCGATATGCCGCTATGGTTAATCAGCTTTTTAAGCAACTTGGAGTTAAACGATAA
- a CDS encoding GlsB/YeaQ/YmgE family stress response membrane protein, giving the protein MHLIWALIVGAIIGAIAGALTSKGKSMGWIANIVAGLIGSWLGESLLGDWGPKLAGMALIPSIIGAVIIVLIASWFVTRSNRTAK; this is encoded by the coding sequence ATGCATTTAATATGGGCGTTAATTGTTGGAGCAATCATTGGTGCCATCGCGGGTGCCTTAACTAGCAAAGGAAAAAGCATGGGATGGATTGCCAATATCGTTGCTGGTTTAATCGGCTCTTGGTTAGGTGAATCGTTGCTAGGAGACTGGGGGCCGAAGCTTGCCGGGATGGCACTAATTCCTTCGATTATCGGTGCAGTTATCATTGTTTTGATAGCTTCCTGGTTTGTTACCAGGTCAAACAGAACAGCAAAATAA
- a CDS encoding YtxH domain-containing protein has protein sequence MENTLKNILKMTVACTLITGGLIVAGTVFAAKKIDESGDDLEDKIPENIKAYINKMNKETMQKNKGKLQESFGTAKEVAQNTKYKISDKVDDIKKSFNKND, from the coding sequence ATGGAAAATACATTAAAAAATATTTTAAAGATGACAGTAGCTTGTACATTAATAACTGGTGGCTTAATTGTCGCCGGAACTGTATTTGCTGCAAAAAAAATAGATGAATCCGGGGATGATTTAGAAGATAAAATTCCCGAAAACATTAAAGCATATATCAATAAAATGAATAAAGAAACAATGCAAAAAAATAAAGGCAAACTACAAGAATCATTTGGGACAGCAAAAGAAGTTGCTCAAAACACCAAATACAAAATCAGCGATAAAGTAGATGATATTAAGAAAAGCTTTAATAAAAACGATTAA
- a CDS encoding DUF2273 domain-containing protein has protein sequence MEKIFNQYKWPILIGTAGFILAILFLTVGFLQTMLILILTIAGSVLGFYLQAHGILK, from the coding sequence ATGGAAAAGATTTTTAATCAATACAAATGGCCGATACTTATCGGCACAGCTGGTTTCATTCTAGCAATTTTATTCCTTACTGTAGGCTTCTTGCAGACCATGTTGATATTAATATTAACAATCGCCGGAAGTGTGCTGGGTTTCTATCTTCAAGCCCATGGAATATTGAAATAA
- a CDS encoding Asp23/Gls24 family envelope stress response protein, translating into MENSNRKEQNSKSETEIKNNNNNIRGALTYEDKVIQKIVGLSIGSIDGLLTVDGGFFSNIAEKIVNTNDETAGVGVEVGRKQVAIDLSIVAEYGKNIAEIYEEIKKIVAKQVSQMTELEVVEVNVDVTDIKTREQYEKDAVSLEDRATSAAGTANKTISEQSNKLSGKMKNTAEKVKKNAENSSEPRVE; encoded by the coding sequence ATGGAAAACTCTAATAGAAAAGAACAAAATTCTAAATCAGAAACCGAAATAAAGAATAACAACAATAATATCAGAGGAGCTCTAACATACGAGGACAAGGTTATTCAAAAAATCGTAGGTTTGTCGATTGGCAGCATCGATGGTTTATTGACTGTAGATGGAGGTTTCTTTTCCAACATTGCTGAAAAAATTGTAAATACGAACGACGAAACTGCCGGTGTCGGGGTTGAGGTGGGTAGAAAACAAGTTGCAATCGATTTGTCGATTGTGGCCGAATATGGCAAAAATATAGCTGAAATTTATGAAGAAATTAAAAAAATTGTAGCCAAACAGGTTAGCCAAATGACCGAACTAGAAGTAGTTGAAGTCAATGTTGATGTCACGGATATCAAGACTAGAGAGCAGTATGAAAAAGATGCAGTCAGCCTAGAAGATAGAGCGACATCCGCTGCAGGCACTGCAAATAAGACAATTTCCGAACAGAGCAATAAGTTATCGGGGAAAATGAAAAATACAGCAGAAAAGGTTAAAAAGAACGCTGAAAATAGTTCTGAACCAAGAGTTGAATGA